From a region of the Mytilus galloprovincialis chromosome 3, xbMytGall1.hap1.1, whole genome shotgun sequence genome:
- the LOC143069589 gene encoding ral GTPase-activating protein subunit beta-like isoform X2 — MYCEWASLQGEIQCDKANQSVLHKFPATVGRDVAYTVVKSIAQNLSLAGSNSEPSHLVSDKEVKWTMEVLCFGLSLPLTEQDTIKECVSVYCDWLSACTEPKACVPGPVRENPNPYTQDIIHHLLNLFVPRPGSVLDLVKRQALLCHRTLRAIEEVATKSTILTRETWETLLKFLLAANDSLLSPPTEKDDIGDHLCERVLSVLFEIWLLACYKCFPSPSLWKTFRNMCVNWRHHETLVVQWHKVNHALTARLLKFLYGPGYPILQLGNVQEEGGSQLIPDDMSYDTIAQCWFRYLHVINNPVDLCHPDIISNTPKFRQHAMPGNGVVDPIQHECLNKLPYIFFRAMRGISIMVNAFLGIAQSVKADDELYTSQISRQIPGPSTPPGQRKPGRPISSVIAGTLQKGSKMAATVTTPKSSTLPPNLSGHVSFDARQPLASARPRCDSILHLFGAWLFDAALARVSLHPSHKETADKARTESRSSSFTDSRHASISLDFPVMGLNGDNTYEAGRAEAIGALCRIFCAHKTGEAILTTYYSRFYIAMFYGLQTGETMSGQVLSSIIFNSCDLLRVNLDGVQLLVPYILTSIQLILSENSLPFKLNDDRTIELRRSCTHLLISMLCLPLHFKDLKIKDFVPADNVNQVTTFISLRKRITELLLRALLIETDPTNTQMLIGGLMLAVQDQAMFEEAEQNTLQPQHDTSTDSEAHADTSHTSVGTTSSDSSYQESAYHRLHQTSQDVESAYGLFGQATSEVCTRLMVNWKTDLNTALAAMELLSGLAKVQIKPPNLLMCKRTVKWICDFIVFQCNRPNQNHTRDLHSMIVAAFKCLTLWLVEHSRLLYDKECLHNVLEVVELGISGSKSQTKPAEAYSVTLKDSKSVSLNKNRASDVPKFKGDKELMPASMRVKEAAEGVLTVIIQHVGAFPPPCGPESLFSLLDEKSLLKYCKGNSLPEAGSPFKYFVLDNSIIVGLLEQPLGNNEDPLPTVTSLIRGPFGRHAWTMQLRHSPRNNKINSRSRSRLTDPGRPLPMENVGIHHNIKHRYFPESADKIPPTKADKSIPTLESLVKDNDRTDLNKLKSFIDKAVQFENEISRKSKLNMKHSPFPSQDIECKTPRITQEYQTARLFLSHYGFLSLEALKDNNNSSIPPALVMLDTTNSGLFTDLEILDTVTSRDNDTVHIFYVKSGQKNFHDIIDNVTSRTNVQSQFIEFLHSLGWPVDVRKHAGWTGHISTSWKVMEPEEDISASDYQMSTGGSVYDGRQQVLYWADVSSEVAFVVPSTESRMSSSNTSGDKSPLLTHKMAERAASDISLNKPKTLSLDRADHVDKIKGDSPISPQDQPIFKKSGRQPALMAGPDIKILVVWLENFQDHENFPTGDILSVTRTGMEHLNTSLMSSTPKSTEKDTFIIFIHALQNGLFRIHMQGITGRINMAIPLIDGMVVSRRTLGPMVRQTAINIGKRKRLESETYQPPHVRRKLKIQEMAKQYRLKMSEPEFYTALFHDVPK; from the exons ATGTATTGTGAGTGGGCCTCACTGCAAGGAGAAATACAATGTGACAAAGCTAACCAGAGTGTGTTACACAAGTTCCCAGCAACAGTTGGAAGAGATGTTGCCTACACGGTGGTTAAAAGTATTGCTCAGAACTTGAGCCTTGCTGGTAGTAACTCAGAACCAAGTCACCTGGTATCTGACAAAGAAGTCAAATGGACGATGGAG GTATTATGTTTTGGTTTAAGTTTACCTTTAACAGAGCAGGACACTATTAAGGAGTGTGTTAGTGTGTATTGTGATTGGCTGTCAGCATGTACAGAACCCAAGGCCTGTGTACCGGGACCTGTCAGGGAAAACCCTAACCCCTATACACAGGATATTATACATCATTTACTCAACTTGTTTGTTCCAAGACCAGGATCAG TTTTGGACCTTGTTAAAAGACAAGCCTTGTTATGCCACAGAACATTGAGAGCTATAGAAGAAGTTGCTACAAAGTCCACCATTTTGACTAGGGAGACATGGGAAACTTTATTAAAGTTTTTATTGGCTGCCAATGATAGTCTGCTATCACCCCCTACAGAAAAAG ATGATATTGGTGACCATTTATGTGAGAGAGTATTAAGTGTGTTATTTGAGATCTGGTTGTTAGCCTGTTACAAATGTTTTCCCTCGCCATCGTTATGGAAGACTTTCAGGAACATGTGTGTTAACTGGAGACACCATGAGACACTAGTAGTCCAATGGCACAAAGTCAACCATGCACTGACAGCCAGGCTACTGAAGTTTTTATATGGACCAGGTTATCCTATATTACAGCTTGGCAATG TTCAAGAGGAGGGAGGATCACAGCTGATACCAGATGATATGTCTTATGACACAATAGCCCAATGTTGGTTCAGATACCTCCATGTAATAAACAATCCAGTCGACCTATGTCATCCCGATATCATTAGTAATACACCAAAGTTCCGTCAACATGCCATGCCAGGGAATGGAGTCGTAGATCCTATACAGCATGAATGTCTTAACAAACTACCGTACATCTTCTTCAGGGCCATGAGGGGCATATCTATAATGGTTAATGCATTTCTAG GAATTGCTCAGTCAGTCAAAGCAGATGATGAGTTATATACATCACAAATAAGTCGACAAATACCTGGTCCTTCAACTCCACCAGGACAAAGAAAGCCAGGTCGTCCTATATCATCTGTTATAGCAGGCACTTTACAGAAAG GGTCTAAAATGGCTGCAACAGTTACTACACCTAAATCGTCTACCCTACCTCCAAACCTAAGTGGTCATGTGTCATTTGATGCTAGGCAACCATTAGCTTCTGCACGACCCAGATGTGATAGTATTCTTCATCTTTTTGGTGCTTGGTTATTTGATGCAGCTCTAGCAAGAGTGTCTCTTCATCCTTCTCACAAAGAAACTGCAGATAAAG CAAGGACTGAGAGCAGATCTAGTTCCTTTACAGATTCCCGCCATGCCTCCATATCGCTTGATTTCCCCGTCATGGGTCTGAATGGTGACAACACCTATGAAGCAGGACGAGCTGAGGCTATAGGAGCACTATGTAGAATATTCTGTGCTCACAAAACAGGGGAGGCAATTCTAACTACTTATTACTCCAGATTTTATATTGCTATGTTTTATGGACTCCAAACAGGAGAG ACAATGAGTGGACAGGTATTATCCAGTATTATATTTAACTCCTGTGATCTACTCCGAGTAAACCTTGATGGTGTACAGCTCTTAGTGCCATATATACTGACGTCCATTCAACTTATACTGTCTGAAAATAGTTTACCGTTCAA GTTAAATGATGACAGGACGATAGAGTTACGGAGATCGTGTACCCACCTTTTAATATCTATGTTATGTTTACCATTACATTTCAAAGACTTAAAGATTAAAG ATTTTGTACCAGCAGACAATGTTAACCAAGTAACAACCTTCATTTCACTACGGAAGAGGATTACAGAATTACTATTGAGAGCATTGTTGATAGAGACTGATCCTACAAATACACAGATGTTAATAG GAGGATTAATGCTAGCTGTTCAGGACCAAGCTATGTTTGAAGAAGCTGAACAGAACACATTACAACCTCAACATGATACAAGTACTGATTCTGAGGCACATGCAG ATACAAGCCATACAAGTGTAGGGACGACTTCATCAGACTCCAGCTATCAGGAATCAGCCTATCACAGACTGCATCAGACATCACAGGATGTTG AATCAGCCTATGGACTGTTTGGACAAGCAACATCAGAAGTGTGTACCAGATTAATGGTGAATTGGAAGACAGATCTCAACACAGCATTAGCAGCCATGGAATTATTAAGTGGTCTGGCAAAGGTTCAAATAAAACCACCGAATCTACTGATGTGTAAACGAACAGTCAAATGGATCTGTGACTTCATCGTGTTCCAATGTAATCGTCCTAATCAGAACCACACCAGAGATCTACACTCAATGATCGTAGCAGCCTTTAAATGTCTGACTCTTTGGTTGGTGGAGCACAGTAGGCTGTTGTATGATAAAGAATGTCTACATAATGTTCTAGAGGTGGTAGAGCTTGGTATATCTGGGTCAAAATCACAG ACAAAACCAGCAGAGGCATATTCTGTGACATTAAAGGACTCAAAATCTGTCTCATTGAATAAG AATCGTGCCAGTGATGTACCTAAATTCAAGGGAGATAAGGAGTTAATGCCAGCGTCAATGAGAGTAAAGGAGGCTGCTGAGGGGGTACTCACTGTCATAATACAACATGTG GGAGCCTTTCCTCCTCCATGTGGTCCAGAGTCTTTGTTTTCTTTATTGGATGAGAAATCGTTACTGAAGTACTGTAAAGGCAATTCTCTACCCGAGGCTGGATCTCCATTTAAATACTTTGTTTTGGATAACTCCATCATTGTTGGGTTACTGGAACAGCCATTAGGAAATAACGAAG aTCCCTTACCAACGGTGACTTCTCTAATCAGAGGACCATTTGGAAGACATGCATGGACCATGCAATTACGACATTCACCTAGAAATAATAAA ATAAACTCTCGATCAAGATCCCGTTTGACAGATCCAGGTCGACCATTACCTATGGAGAATGTTGGTATTCATCACAATATAAAACACAGATACTTCCCTGAATCAGCTGATAAAATACCACCTACCAAAGC AGATAAAAGTATACCCACATTAGAATCTCTTGTGAAGGATAACGATCGCACAGATCTGAACAAACTGAAATCATTTATTGACAAAGCCgtacaatttgaaaatgaaatcagTAGGAAAAGTAAACTTAACATGAAACATTCACCATTTCCCAGCCAGGATATCGAATGTAAAACCCCAAG AATTACACAGGAATACCAGACAGCTAGATTGTTCCTATCTCATTATGGTTTCTTGTCATTGGAAGCTTTAAAG GATAAtaataacagtagtataccaccaGCTTTAGTTATGTTAGATACAACAAACTCCGGCTTGTTTACAGACCTGGAGATATTAGATACTGTGACATCACGTGACAATGATACTGTTCATATATTCTATGTTAAATCGGGTCAGAAGAATTTCCATGATATTATAGACAATGTA aCATCAAGAACTAATGTACAGTCACAGTTTATTGAGTTCCTTCATTCACTTGGATGGCCTGTAGATGTTAGAAAGCATGCCGGCTGGACTGGACACATCAGTACAAGCTGGAAAGTTATGGAACCAGAGGAAGATATCAGTG CATCAGACTACCAGATGAGTACGGGAGGGAGTGTGTATGATGGTAGACAACAAGTATTATACTGGGCAGACGTGTCGTCAGAGGTCGCTTTTGTTGTTCCATCTACAGAATCGAGGATGTCATCTAGTAACACTTCTGGAG ATAAATCTCCCCTACTGACACATAAAATGGCTGAGAGAGCTGCATCAGACATATCCTTAAACAAGCCAAAGACTCTGTCATTAGACAGAGCTGACCATGTAGACAAGATAAAGGGAGACAGTCCCATATCTCCTCAGGATCAGCCCATTTTCAAGAAGTCTGGTCGTCAACCTGCACTGATGGCTGGACCAGATATTAAGATACTAGTGGTATGGTTGGAGAATTTCCAGGATCATGAGAACTTCCCTACTG GGGATATACTGAGTGTGACGAGGACAGGTATGGAACACCTGAACACTTCATTGATGTCATCAACCCCTAAATCAACGGAGAAAGATACATTCATCATCTTCATTCATGCATTACAAAATGGTTTGTTTAGGATACACATGCAGGGCATAACAGGAAG AATCAATATGGCAATACCATTGATAGATGGGATGGTGGTCAGTCGACGTACATTAGGACCAATGGTCAGACAAACAGCAATTAATATTGGTAAAAGGAAAAGATTAGAAAGTGAAAC ATATCAGCCACCGCATGTTAGAAGAAAGCTGAAGATTCAGGAGATGGCCAAACAGTATCGTCTTAAAATGTCGGAGCCTGAGTTCTACACGGCTTTATTCCATGACGTACCAAAATGA
- the LOC143069589 gene encoding ral GTPase-activating protein subunit beta-like isoform X1 has product MYCEWASLQGEIQCDKANQSVLHKFPATVGRDVAYTVVKSIAQNLSLAGSNSEPSHLVSDKEVKWTMEVLCFGLSLPLTEQDTIKECVSVYCDWLSACTEPKACVPGPVRENPNPYTQDIIHHLLNLFVPRPGSVLDLVKRQALLCHRTLRAIEEVATKSTILTRETWETLLKFLLAANDSLLSPPTEKDDTGLSSYDIGDHLCERVLSVLFEIWLLACYKCFPSPSLWKTFRNMCVNWRHHETLVVQWHKVNHALTARLLKFLYGPGYPILQLGNVQEEGGSQLIPDDMSYDTIAQCWFRYLHVINNPVDLCHPDIISNTPKFRQHAMPGNGVVDPIQHECLNKLPYIFFRAMRGISIMVNAFLGIAQSVKADDELYTSQISRQIPGPSTPPGQRKPGRPISSVIAGTLQKGSKMAATVTTPKSSTLPPNLSGHVSFDARQPLASARPRCDSILHLFGAWLFDAALARVSLHPSHKETADKARTESRSSSFTDSRHASISLDFPVMGLNGDNTYEAGRAEAIGALCRIFCAHKTGEAILTTYYSRFYIAMFYGLQTGETMSGQVLSSIIFNSCDLLRVNLDGVQLLVPYILTSIQLILSENSLPFKLNDDRTIELRRSCTHLLISMLCLPLHFKDLKIKDFVPADNVNQVTTFISLRKRITELLLRALLIETDPTNTQMLIGGLMLAVQDQAMFEEAEQNTLQPQHDTSTDSEAHADTSHTSVGTTSSDSSYQESAYHRLHQTSQDVESAYGLFGQATSEVCTRLMVNWKTDLNTALAAMELLSGLAKVQIKPPNLLMCKRTVKWICDFIVFQCNRPNQNHTRDLHSMIVAAFKCLTLWLVEHSRLLYDKECLHNVLEVVELGISGSKSQTKPAEAYSVTLKDSKSVSLNKNRASDVPKFKGDKELMPASMRVKEAAEGVLTVIIQHVGAFPPPCGPESLFSLLDEKSLLKYCKGNSLPEAGSPFKYFVLDNSIIVGLLEQPLGNNEDPLPTVTSLIRGPFGRHAWTMQLRHSPRNNKINSRSRSRLTDPGRPLPMENVGIHHNIKHRYFPESADKIPPTKADKSIPTLESLVKDNDRTDLNKLKSFIDKAVQFENEISRKSKLNMKHSPFPSQDIECKTPRITQEYQTARLFLSHYGFLSLEALKDNNNSSIPPALVMLDTTNSGLFTDLEILDTVTSRDNDTVHIFYVKSGQKNFHDIIDNVTSRTNVQSQFIEFLHSLGWPVDVRKHAGWTGHISTSWKVMEPEEDISASDYQMSTGGSVYDGRQQVLYWADVSSEVAFVVPSTESRMSSSNTSGDKSPLLTHKMAERAASDISLNKPKTLSLDRADHVDKIKGDSPISPQDQPIFKKSGRQPALMAGPDIKILVVWLENFQDHENFPTGDILSVTRTGMEHLNTSLMSSTPKSTEKDTFIIFIHALQNGLFRIHMQGITGRINMAIPLIDGMVVSRRTLGPMVRQTAINIGKRKRLESETYQPPHVRRKLKIQEMAKQYRLKMSEPEFYTALFHDVPK; this is encoded by the exons ATGTATTGTGAGTGGGCCTCACTGCAAGGAGAAATACAATGTGACAAAGCTAACCAGAGTGTGTTACACAAGTTCCCAGCAACAGTTGGAAGAGATGTTGCCTACACGGTGGTTAAAAGTATTGCTCAGAACTTGAGCCTTGCTGGTAGTAACTCAGAACCAAGTCACCTGGTATCTGACAAAGAAGTCAAATGGACGATGGAG GTATTATGTTTTGGTTTAAGTTTACCTTTAACAGAGCAGGACACTATTAAGGAGTGTGTTAGTGTGTATTGTGATTGGCTGTCAGCATGTACAGAACCCAAGGCCTGTGTACCGGGACCTGTCAGGGAAAACCCTAACCCCTATACACAGGATATTATACATCATTTACTCAACTTGTTTGTTCCAAGACCAGGATCAG TTTTGGACCTTGTTAAAAGACAAGCCTTGTTATGCCACAGAACATTGAGAGCTATAGAAGAAGTTGCTACAAAGTCCACCATTTTGACTAGGGAGACATGGGAAACTTTATTAAAGTTTTTATTGGCTGCCAATGATAGTCTGCTATCACCCCCTACAGAAAAAG ACGACACTGGGCTGAGTTCAT ATGATATTGGTGACCATTTATGTGAGAGAGTATTAAGTGTGTTATTTGAGATCTGGTTGTTAGCCTGTTACAAATGTTTTCCCTCGCCATCGTTATGGAAGACTTTCAGGAACATGTGTGTTAACTGGAGACACCATGAGACACTAGTAGTCCAATGGCACAAAGTCAACCATGCACTGACAGCCAGGCTACTGAAGTTTTTATATGGACCAGGTTATCCTATATTACAGCTTGGCAATG TTCAAGAGGAGGGAGGATCACAGCTGATACCAGATGATATGTCTTATGACACAATAGCCCAATGTTGGTTCAGATACCTCCATGTAATAAACAATCCAGTCGACCTATGTCATCCCGATATCATTAGTAATACACCAAAGTTCCGTCAACATGCCATGCCAGGGAATGGAGTCGTAGATCCTATACAGCATGAATGTCTTAACAAACTACCGTACATCTTCTTCAGGGCCATGAGGGGCATATCTATAATGGTTAATGCATTTCTAG GAATTGCTCAGTCAGTCAAAGCAGATGATGAGTTATATACATCACAAATAAGTCGACAAATACCTGGTCCTTCAACTCCACCAGGACAAAGAAAGCCAGGTCGTCCTATATCATCTGTTATAGCAGGCACTTTACAGAAAG GGTCTAAAATGGCTGCAACAGTTACTACACCTAAATCGTCTACCCTACCTCCAAACCTAAGTGGTCATGTGTCATTTGATGCTAGGCAACCATTAGCTTCTGCACGACCCAGATGTGATAGTATTCTTCATCTTTTTGGTGCTTGGTTATTTGATGCAGCTCTAGCAAGAGTGTCTCTTCATCCTTCTCACAAAGAAACTGCAGATAAAG CAAGGACTGAGAGCAGATCTAGTTCCTTTACAGATTCCCGCCATGCCTCCATATCGCTTGATTTCCCCGTCATGGGTCTGAATGGTGACAACACCTATGAAGCAGGACGAGCTGAGGCTATAGGAGCACTATGTAGAATATTCTGTGCTCACAAAACAGGGGAGGCAATTCTAACTACTTATTACTCCAGATTTTATATTGCTATGTTTTATGGACTCCAAACAGGAGAG ACAATGAGTGGACAGGTATTATCCAGTATTATATTTAACTCCTGTGATCTACTCCGAGTAAACCTTGATGGTGTACAGCTCTTAGTGCCATATATACTGACGTCCATTCAACTTATACTGTCTGAAAATAGTTTACCGTTCAA GTTAAATGATGACAGGACGATAGAGTTACGGAGATCGTGTACCCACCTTTTAATATCTATGTTATGTTTACCATTACATTTCAAAGACTTAAAGATTAAAG ATTTTGTACCAGCAGACAATGTTAACCAAGTAACAACCTTCATTTCACTACGGAAGAGGATTACAGAATTACTATTGAGAGCATTGTTGATAGAGACTGATCCTACAAATACACAGATGTTAATAG GAGGATTAATGCTAGCTGTTCAGGACCAAGCTATGTTTGAAGAAGCTGAACAGAACACATTACAACCTCAACATGATACAAGTACTGATTCTGAGGCACATGCAG ATACAAGCCATACAAGTGTAGGGACGACTTCATCAGACTCCAGCTATCAGGAATCAGCCTATCACAGACTGCATCAGACATCACAGGATGTTG AATCAGCCTATGGACTGTTTGGACAAGCAACATCAGAAGTGTGTACCAGATTAATGGTGAATTGGAAGACAGATCTCAACACAGCATTAGCAGCCATGGAATTATTAAGTGGTCTGGCAAAGGTTCAAATAAAACCACCGAATCTACTGATGTGTAAACGAACAGTCAAATGGATCTGTGACTTCATCGTGTTCCAATGTAATCGTCCTAATCAGAACCACACCAGAGATCTACACTCAATGATCGTAGCAGCCTTTAAATGTCTGACTCTTTGGTTGGTGGAGCACAGTAGGCTGTTGTATGATAAAGAATGTCTACATAATGTTCTAGAGGTGGTAGAGCTTGGTATATCTGGGTCAAAATCACAG ACAAAACCAGCAGAGGCATATTCTGTGACATTAAAGGACTCAAAATCTGTCTCATTGAATAAG AATCGTGCCAGTGATGTACCTAAATTCAAGGGAGATAAGGAGTTAATGCCAGCGTCAATGAGAGTAAAGGAGGCTGCTGAGGGGGTACTCACTGTCATAATACAACATGTG GGAGCCTTTCCTCCTCCATGTGGTCCAGAGTCTTTGTTTTCTTTATTGGATGAGAAATCGTTACTGAAGTACTGTAAAGGCAATTCTCTACCCGAGGCTGGATCTCCATTTAAATACTTTGTTTTGGATAACTCCATCATTGTTGGGTTACTGGAACAGCCATTAGGAAATAACGAAG aTCCCTTACCAACGGTGACTTCTCTAATCAGAGGACCATTTGGAAGACATGCATGGACCATGCAATTACGACATTCACCTAGAAATAATAAA ATAAACTCTCGATCAAGATCCCGTTTGACAGATCCAGGTCGACCATTACCTATGGAGAATGTTGGTATTCATCACAATATAAAACACAGATACTTCCCTGAATCAGCTGATAAAATACCACCTACCAAAGC AGATAAAAGTATACCCACATTAGAATCTCTTGTGAAGGATAACGATCGCACAGATCTGAACAAACTGAAATCATTTATTGACAAAGCCgtacaatttgaaaatgaaatcagTAGGAAAAGTAAACTTAACATGAAACATTCACCATTTCCCAGCCAGGATATCGAATGTAAAACCCCAAG AATTACACAGGAATACCAGACAGCTAGATTGTTCCTATCTCATTATGGTTTCTTGTCATTGGAAGCTTTAAAG GATAAtaataacagtagtataccaccaGCTTTAGTTATGTTAGATACAACAAACTCCGGCTTGTTTACAGACCTGGAGATATTAGATACTGTGACATCACGTGACAATGATACTGTTCATATATTCTATGTTAAATCGGGTCAGAAGAATTTCCATGATATTATAGACAATGTA aCATCAAGAACTAATGTACAGTCACAGTTTATTGAGTTCCTTCATTCACTTGGATGGCCTGTAGATGTTAGAAAGCATGCCGGCTGGACTGGACACATCAGTACAAGCTGGAAAGTTATGGAACCAGAGGAAGATATCAGTG CATCAGACTACCAGATGAGTACGGGAGGGAGTGTGTATGATGGTAGACAACAAGTATTATACTGGGCAGACGTGTCGTCAGAGGTCGCTTTTGTTGTTCCATCTACAGAATCGAGGATGTCATCTAGTAACACTTCTGGAG ATAAATCTCCCCTACTGACACATAAAATGGCTGAGAGAGCTGCATCAGACATATCCTTAAACAAGCCAAAGACTCTGTCATTAGACAGAGCTGACCATGTAGACAAGATAAAGGGAGACAGTCCCATATCTCCTCAGGATCAGCCCATTTTCAAGAAGTCTGGTCGTCAACCTGCACTGATGGCTGGACCAGATATTAAGATACTAGTGGTATGGTTGGAGAATTTCCAGGATCATGAGAACTTCCCTACTG GGGATATACTGAGTGTGACGAGGACAGGTATGGAACACCTGAACACTTCATTGATGTCATCAACCCCTAAATCAACGGAGAAAGATACATTCATCATCTTCATTCATGCATTACAAAATGGTTTGTTTAGGATACACATGCAGGGCATAACAGGAAG AATCAATATGGCAATACCATTGATAGATGGGATGGTGGTCAGTCGACGTACATTAGGACCAATGGTCAGACAAACAGCAATTAATATTGGTAAAAGGAAAAGATTAGAAAGTGAAAC ATATCAGCCACCGCATGTTAGAAGAAAGCTGAAGATTCAGGAGATGGCCAAACAGTATCGTCTTAAAATGTCGGAGCCTGAGTTCTACACGGCTTTATTCCATGACGTACCAAAATGA